In Metarhizium brunneum chromosome 3, complete sequence, a genomic segment contains:
- the afvA gene encoding NADPH dehydrogenase afvA — translation MAAYLTQRISHPHHGIPVSRSETPAPEKTAKCLAPIPNVAAKGVPFFTPEQDPVAGSAVDPQPSGKPIPKLFTPLKIRGITMPNRIWMSPMCQYSAHEGFHTPWHITHYGGMIQRGPGLMMIEATSVQPNGRITPEDSGIWLDAHVDTLKKHVDFAHSQNALIGIQLAHAGRKASTVAPWLSSGATATDEVGGWPSDVVGPSDAPFAEHYPTPRAMSLAEIDQFKRDFLSAVRRAVRAGFDVIELHFAHGYLVSSFLSPAVNKRTDQYGGSFENRTRLALELVEAARAAIPKDMPLFARISATDWLDTNPNWDGGASWTVDESVKLAKLFAERGVDVLDVSSGGNHSHQKVIGGPGYQAPFAKAIKAAVGDAMLVSSVGSIKTGEVARDIIEGGKDKDDTPLDLIAAGRMFLKNPGLVWSWADELGVTIHVAHQIGWGFGGRASKKSGKSTVP, via the exons ATGGCAGCATATCTCACGCAGCGCATCTCGCACCCTCATCACGGTATCCCCGTCTCGCGTTCCGAAACCCCAGCCCCCGAGAAAACCGCCAAATGCCTTGCTCCTATTCCCAATGTCGCTGCCAAAGGCGTCCCGTTCTTCACGCCAGAGCAGGATCCGGTCGCTGGCAGCGCCGTAGATCCCCAACCCTCTGGTAAACCCATACCCAAGCTCTTTACACCACTCAAAATCAGAGGCATCACGATGCCAAATCGAATCTGGATGAGCCCCATGTGCCAATACAGCGCTCACGAGGGTTTTCACACGCCCTGGCATATTACCCACTATGGCGGCATGATTCAGCGAGGC CCCGGCCTCATGATGATTGAGGCCACTTCTGTCCAGCCAAACGGACGCATCACCCCAGAAGATTCGGGAATCTGGCTCGACGCCCACGTGGACACGCTCAAGAAACACGTCGACTTTGCGCACAGCCAAAACGCCCTCATCGGCATCCAACTGGCCCACGCCGGCCGAAAGGCCTCGACGGTCGCGCCCTGGCTCAGTTCCGGCGCGACCGCCACCGACGAGGTTGGAGGCTGGCCGTCGGACGTCGTCGGGCCCAGCGACGCCCCCTTTGCCGAGCACTATCCGACGCCGCGGGCCATGAGCCTGGCCGAGATTGACCAGTTCAAGCGCGACTTTCTCTCCGCCGTGCGCCGCGCCGTCCGCGCCGGCTTCGACGTCATCGAACTTCACTTTGCCCACGGCTATCTCGTATCGAGCTTCCTGTCGCCGGCGGTGAACAAGCGCACGGATCAATACGGCGGGAGCTTCGAGAACCGCACTCGGCTGGCCCTCGAGCTTGTCGAAGCGGCGCGGGCCGCGATTCCCAAGGACATGCCCTTGTTCGCGCGCATCAGCGCGACGGACTGGCTCGACACGAACCCCAACTGGGACGGGGGCGCGAGCTGGACAGTCGACGAGAGCgtcaagctggccaagctgtTTGCCGAGCGAGGCGTCGACGTCCTGGACGTGTCTAGCGGCGGCAACCATAGCCATCAGAAAGTGATTGGCGGACCGGGCTACCAGGCCCCTTTTGcaaaggccatcaaggcggcTGTCGGGGACGCCATGTTGGTGAGTTCCGTGGGGAGCATCAAGACGGGAGAGGTTGCCCGGGATATCATCGAGGGCGGGAAAGACAAGGACGATACGCCCCTGGATCTGATTGCCGCTGGTCGCATGTTTCTGAAGAACCCGGGATTGGTGTGGTCCTGGGCGGATGAGTTGGGCGTCACTATCCATGTCGCTCACCAGATTGGATGGGGTTTTGGTGGGAGGGCCTCGAAGAAGTCTGGCAAGAGCACGGTTCCTTGA